A genomic segment from Bacillus rossius redtenbacheri isolate Brsri chromosome 5, Brsri_v3, whole genome shotgun sequence encodes:
- the LOC134531845 gene encoding cytochrome P450 6j1-like, with product MALIFTSILADLSLGVAACVALLYFYMTRNYNCWKERGIPYVKPAPFVGNMWPVFMQRHSIGSYVRHVYEEGLGEPCVGIFALDKPILVIRDLDLVRCILVKDAQVFLDRTFAPQEEQDPLLAKSLFGIKGKKWRHLRVKLSPTFTSGKMRKMFYLVDECGRQLLELINQETSTGRPVAVKETMARYSTDVIAACAFGVDANALKDGQCEFRSVMRRVFEQTSLQRLASSLAFLAPSVSSALKLRTADHSVTEFTRRTLWDVVDHRRRNGVVRKDFVDLLMQIKDGNEIRAEDGKDVEEIKEDNDLTNIGYKNKTEEEHMKLDGDDFVAQAFVFLLAGFETSSTVLNFTLYELALNPHIQDRLRQEIVSVLDKYEGKVSYDCFKEMSYLDMVIAESTRKYPTLPFLERKCSTDYKISHTNFTIPKDTTVMIPVWAIHNDPNLYPFPDRFEPERFTSENKKERHHFAHLPFGEGPRICIGMRFGQMQVKTALVHVLSSFQVRPCSTTPKPPLVMKTFGGTLTPRDDIPLTFTRIVS from the exons ATGGCATTGATCTTCACCTCCATTCTTGCTGACCTCTCCCTGGGCGTGGCAGCATGCGTCGCTCTGCTGTACTTCTACATGACACGTAACTACAATTGTTGGAAGGAGAGGGGCATCCCCTACGTGAAGCCGGCCCCGTTCGTCGGGAACATGTGGCCCGTGTTCATGCAGAGGCACAGCATCGGCTCTTACGTGCGCCATGTGTACGAGGAGGGACTGGGCGAGCCTTGCGTCGGGATATTCGCCCTGGACAAGCCCATCCTCGTGATCCGCGACCTAGACCTCGTGCGATGCATACTGGTGAAGGACGCCCAAGTCTTCCTGGACAGGACCTTCGCCCCACAGGAAGAACAGGATCCCTTGCTCGCCAAGAGCCTGTTCGGAATTAAGGGCAAGAAGTGGAGGCACCTTAGGGTCAAGCTCTCGCCAACCTTCACCTCCGGAAAGATGAGGAAGATGTTCTACTTGGTCGACGAATGCGGGCGCCAGCTGCTGGAGTTAATCAATCAGGAGACATCGACAG GCAGGCCGGTGGCGGTGAAGGAGACGATGGCCAGGTACTCGACCGACGTGATCGCCGCGTGCGCCTTCGGCGTGGACGCGAACGCCCTGAAGGACGGCCAGTGCGAGTTCCGCTCCGTCATGCGGCGCGTGTTCGAGCAGACCTCGCTCCAGCGGCTGGCCTCCAGCCTGGCCTTCCTCGCGCCCTCCGTGTCGAGCGCCCTCAAGTTGCGAACTGCCGACCACAGCGTCACGGAATTCACGCGCAGGACGCTGTGGGATGTGGTCGACCACCGCAGGAGGAACGGCGTGGTGCGCAAGGACTTCGTGGACCTGCTGATGCAGATCAAGGATGGGAACGAGATCCGTGCGGAGGACGGCAAGGACGTGGAGGAGATAAAGGAGGACAACGACCTCACGAACATCGGGTACAAGAACAAAACCGAAGAGGAACATATGA AACTAGATGGCGATGACTTTGTAGCTCAAGCCTTCGTGTTTCTCCTCGCTGGTTTTGAAACCTCTTCAACTGTGCTGAACTTCACGCTATACGAGCTTGCTTTGAACCCGCACATCCAGGACAGACTGCGACAGGAGATCGTCTCTGTGCTGGACAAGTATGAGGGCAAGGTGTCGTACGACTGTTTCAAGGAGATGAGTTACCTGGACATGGTGATAGCAG AATCTACGAGAAAGTACCCAACACTTCCCTTCTTGGAACGGAAGTGCTCGACTGATTACAAGATTTCTCACACCAACTTCACCATTCCCAAGGATACCACCGTGATGATTCCAGTGTGGGCCATTCACAATGACCCCAATCTGTACCCGTTCCCAGACAGGTTTGAACCTGAAAGATTCACTTCTGAGAACAAGAAAGAACGTCATCATTTTGCTCATCTGCCTTTCGGAGAAGGCCCGAGAATATGCATAG GCATGCGGTTCGGCCAGATGCAAGTGAAGACCGCCCTGGTCCACGTGCTGTCCAGCTTCCAAGTGAGGCCTTGCTCGACCACGCCCAAGCCACCGCTGGTCATGAAGACCTTCGGCGGCACCCTCACTCCCAGGGACGACATACCACTCACGTTCACCCGGATCGTCAGCTGA